The Periplaneta americana isolate PAMFEO1 chromosome 2, P.americana_PAMFEO1_priV1, whole genome shotgun sequence genome has a window encoding:
- the LOC138694888 gene encoding protein dachsous-like → MDCCRRMGLLLALGLCLLSLQRGHAEHVRDLEVSEGAPVGTRVGYIGDGSSSDSGPPYLIVPVPGSAVDSDLAIEQTTGEIRTKVPLDRETRASYSLVAIPLSGENVRVVVRVLDENDNAPTFPTQVMSIEFPENTPRDVKRTLHPARDLDLGIYNTQRYNIVSGNVNNAFRLSSHRERDGVLYLDLQINGFLDRETTAAYSLLIEALDGGNPPLRGSMTVNITIQDVNDNQPIFNQSRYFATIPENATVGTSVLQVFATDTDAGENGQVAYSINRRQSDREGMFRIDPSTGLIAVNRPLDFETKEVHELVVVARDHGMQPLETTAFVSIRVTDVNDNQPTINVIFLSDDATPKISESAQPGEFVARISVNDPDSKTEYSNVNVTLQGGDGRFGLATRDNIIYLVIVSLPLDRELQPNYTLSVIATDTGSPPLHASRTFHLRVTDINDNAPEFERTVYYANVLEVADPGTSVFQIHAVDRDEGNNSALAYSILDTPDTHSTWFQIDPRSGLITTRSHIDCETDPVPQLTVIASDNGNPPLSSSATVLVTIHDVNDNEPIFDQSFYNVSVAENEPPGRCILKVRICECCCRFPDVVSLQYVLLYYVGSKVVGLPYVYTRNAANLFQSQKKKKKKKKKQS, encoded by the coding sequence ATGGACTGCTGCAGGAGGATGGGTCTGCTGCTGGCGCTGGGACTCTGCCTGCTCAGCCTGCAGCGGGGGCACGCCGAGCATGTGCGCGACCTGGAGGTGTCGGAGGGCGCCCCCGTAGGCACCAGAGTGGGCTACATCGGAGACGGCTCCTCCAGCGACAGCGGACCGCCCTACCTCATAGTGCCCGTGCCGGGTAGTGCTGTTGACTCGGACCTCGCCATCGAGCAGACCACCGGTGAGATCCGGACTAAAGTTCCTCTGGACCGAGAGACGAGAGCGTCCTATTCGCTAGTGGCGATTCCTCTTAGTGGAGAAAATGTGAGAGTGGTGGTGAGAGTGCTGGACGAGAACGACAACGCCCCCACGTTCCCGACGCAAGTGATGAGTATAGAGTTCCCTGAAAACACTCCCCGAGACGTGAAACGGACTCTACACCCCGCGAGGGACTTAGATTTGGGCATATACAACACCCAGCGGTATAACATCGTGTCCGGCAATGTGAATAACGCGTTTCGTCTATCCTCACATCGGGAGAGAGATGGAGTCCTGTACCTAGATCTCCAGATCAACGGATTCCTCGACAGGGAGACGACCGCCGCTTACAGTCTACTTATAGAGGCGCTAGACGGCGGAAATCCTCCTCTCAGAGGCTCAATGACTGTTAACATCACAATCCAAGACGTGAACGACAACCAGCCCATATTCAACCAGAGCAGGTACTTCGCGACGATACCGGAGAACGCAACCGTTGGCACAAGTGTTCTTCAAGTGTTTGCAACTGACACGGACGCAGGAGAGAACGGTCAAGTCGCATATTCCATCAACAGGCGACAGAGTGATCGAGAAGGGATGTTCCGTATTGATCCCAGTACAGGTCTTATAGCTGTCAACCGCCCTCTAGATTTTGAGACTAAGGAAGTGCACGAGCTTGTGGTAGTGGCACGAGATCACGGCATGCAACCTCTGGAGACTACCGCTTTCGTGTCAATCCGTGTAACAGACGTCAACGACAACCAACCCACCATCAACGTGATATTCCTCAGCGACGACGCCACGCCTAAGATCTCAGAATCGGCTCAACCTGGTGAATTTGTAGCTCGAATCTCTGTAAACGACCCAGATTCAAAAACTGAGTACTCAAACGTCAATGTTACCTTACAAGGCGGCGATGGTCGGTTTGGCTTAGCAACCCGCGACAACATAATCTACCTCGTAATAGTTTCTCTACCTCTGGATCGAGAACTTCAACCGAATTACACGCTCAGCGTTATAGCAACCGATACTGGGAGTCCACCCCTTCACGCTTCGAGGACTTTCCACTTGCGTGTCACCGACATCAACGACAACGCTCCAGAATTTGAACGTACTGTGTACTACGCTAACGTACTAGAAGTGGCCGATCCAGGCACGTCGGTGTTCCAGATTCACGCTGTGGATAGGGATGAAGGCAACAACTCTGCCCTCGCGTATTCCATCCTCGATACTCCGGATACACATTCAACATGGTTTCAGATCGACCCTCGGTCTGGTCTCATCACTACACGCTCACACATCGACTGCGAAACAGACCCAGTGCCCCAGTTGACTGTGATAGCCAGTGATAATGGTAACCCTCCCCTATCCTCTTCGGCTACTGTGCTCGTTACCATCCACGACGTCAACGACAACGAACCAATCTTCGACCAGAGCTTCTACAACGTGTCTGTCGCCGAGAACGAACCGCCTGGACGCTGCATTCTAAAG